The following coding sequences are from one Canis lupus baileyi chromosome 23, mCanLup2.hap1, whole genome shotgun sequence window:
- the OR52B6 gene encoding olfactory receptor 52B6, giving the protein MRLERKARKQEKNQWRVKKIMALSSATSPAAVNDSDTRVAGCLLIGIPGLEHLHIWLSIPFCTMYAAALAGNGILICVILSQPSLHEPMYIFLSMLASADILLSTSTMPKALANFWLGSSHISFDGCLTQMFFIHFLFVADSAVLLAMAFDRFVAICYPLRYSTILTKTVIGKIVAATLTRSFIIMFPSVFLLKRLHYCRINIIAHTFCEHMGIARLSCSDISINIWYGLAAALLSTGLDIILITVSYIHILQAVFHLPSQNARSKALSTCGSHVCVILLFYIPALFSVFAYRFGRKRIPRYVHILLANLYVVIPPMLNPIIYGVRTKQIWEGVKQMFSHLVQESK; this is encoded by the exons ATGAGACTGGAAAGGAAGGccagaaaacaagagaagaacCAGTGGAGG GTGAAGAAAATCATGGCCCTTTCATCTGCCACCAGCCCAGCTGCTGTGAATGACTCTGACACTCGAGTGGCCGGCTGCCTCCTCATTGGCATCCCTGGGCTGGAGCATCTGCACATCTGGCTCTCCATCCCCTTCTGTACTATGTATGCAGCTGCCCTGGCAGGCAATGGCATTTTAATTTGTGTCATCCTCTCCCAGCCAAGCCTGCATGAGCCTATGTACATATTCCTGTCCATGTTGGCCAGTGCGGATATCTTGCTCTCCACTTCCACCATGCCCAAAGCACTGGCCAACTTCTGGCTGGGTTCAAGCCATATTTCCTTCGATGGCTGCCTCACCCAGATGTTCTTCATCCATTTCCTCTTCGTGGCTGACTCTGCGGTCCTGCTGGCCATGGCCTTTGACCGCTTTGTGGCTATCTGCTACCCTCTGCGATATTCCACAATCCTGACGAAGACGGTCATTGGGAAGATCGTTGCTGCCACCCTGACCCGCAGCTTCATCATCATGTTTCCATCAGTCTTTCTTCTCAAGCGCCTGCACTATTGCCGGATAAACATCATTGCACACACTTTTTGTGAGCACATGGGCATCGCCCGTCTGTCCTGTTCTGATATCTCCATCAATATCTGGTATGGGTTGGCAGCTGCTCTACTCTCCACAGGCCTGGACATCATCCTTATCACTGTTTCCTACATTCACATCCTCCAAGCTGTCTTCCACCTCCCTTCTCAAAATGCCCGGTCCAAGGCCCTGAGCACGTGTGGCTCCCATGTCTGTGTCATCCTACTCTTCTATATCCCTGCCCTCTTCTCTGTCTTTGCCTACAGATTTGGTAGGAAACGCATCCCACGCTATGTCCATATCCTCTTGGCTAACCTCTATGTGGTCATCCCACCTATGCTCAATCCCATTATTTATGGAGTGAGGACCAAGCAGATTTGGGAAGGGGTTAAACAGATGTTTTCACATCTTGTCCAGGAATCTAAATAA
- the LOC140615263 gene encoding olfactory receptor 52H1-like has product MSTLNLTSVNPSVFMLVGIPGLEQFHIWIGIPFFVIYLVALVGNGILLYLITMDHNLHEPMFFFLSMLASADLILCTTCMPKTLGIFWLKSQKITFPGCLTQLFFLHFSFFLDSAILLGMAFDRYMAICSPLRYRSVLTPRTIVKIMVGIVGRSFSVILPVVFLVKRLPFCRTRIIPHTYCEHIGVARLACADISINIWYGFAVPVMTIISDLILIGISYSLILHAVFHLPSRDARQKALSTCGSHVSVILIFYTPAMFSVLTHRFGHNISITFHIMFANLYVAIPPALNPIIYGVKTKQIRDKIILLFFPKGMQ; this is encoded by the coding sequence ATGTCCACATTGAATTTAACAAGTGTCAATCCAAGTGTCTTCATGTTGGTGGGGATCCCAGGACTGGAGCAATTCCACATCTGGATTGGAATTCCTTTCTTCGTTATCTACCTGGTGGCCCTTGTAGGTAATGGCATCCTTCTTTACCTCATCACTATGGACCACAACCTCCATGAACCcatgttcttctttctctccatgtTGGCCTCTGCAGACCTCATATTATGCACCACGTGTATGCCCAAAACACTTGGCATATTCTGGTTGAAATCTCAGAAAATCACTTTTCCTGGCTGCCTTACCCAGTTGTTCTTTCTTCACTTCAGCTTTTTTCTGGATTCAGCCATTTTGTTGGGCATGGCGTTTGATCGTTACATGGCCATTTGCTCTCCTTTGAGATACAGAAGTGTTTTGACACCTAGGACAATAGTCAAGATCATGGTGGGCATTGTGGGTCGGAGCTTTAGTGTCATTCTGCCTGTTGTTTTCCTGGTGAAGCGTTTGCCCTTCTGCAGGACGCGAATCATTCCTCACACATACTGTGAACATATAGGTGTGGCTCGGCTCGCCTGCGCGGACATCTCCATCAACATCTGGTATGGCTTTGCTGTGCCTGTAATGACTATTATCTCAGACCTGATCCTCATTGGTATTTCCTATTCTCTCATccttcatgctgttttccaccTTCCATCCAGAGATGCCCGGCAGAAAGCCCTCAGCACCTGTGGTTCTCATGTCAGTGTCATTCTCATATTCTACACACCAGCCATGTTCTCGGTCCTTACTCATCGCTTTGGCCACAATATCTCTATCACCTTTCACATCATGTTTGCCAACCTCTATGTGGCAATACCTCCTGCACTCAATCCTATCATTTACGGTGTAAAAACCAAGCAGATCAGGGACAAGATCATCCTTCTATTCTTTCCTAAAGGGATGCAGTGA